Proteins from one Arsenophonus apicola genomic window:
- the icd gene encoding NADP-dependent isocitrate dehydrogenase — MESKVIVPQQGEKITLAAGKLNVPNNPIIPYIEGDGIGANITPVMLKVVDAAVKKAYQGDKKISWMEIYTGEKSTQIYGTDVWLPAETLDLIQQYHVSIKGPLTTPVGGGIRSLNVALRQQLDLYICLRPVRYYQGTPSPVKQPELTDMVIFRENSEDIYAGIEWKAGSSEADKVIKFLQDEMEVNKIRFPTNCGIGIKPCSEEGTKRLVRAAIEYAMQNNRQSVTLVHKGNIMKFTEGAFKDWGFQLAQDEFGAELLDGGPWMKIKHPETGKDIIIKDVIADAFLQQILLRPAEYDVIACMNLNGDYISDALAAQVGGIGIAPGANIGDSCALFEATHGTAPKYAGLDKVNPGSIILSAEMMLCHMGWTEAADLIIKGMQGAIAAKTVTYDFERLMPGSKLLKCSEFGDAIISHM; from the coding sequence ATGGAAAGCAAAGTAATAGTTCCTCAACAGGGTGAAAAAATTACATTGGCAGCAGGTAAGCTCAATGTCCCTAATAATCCAATAATTCCTTATATTGAAGGGGATGGCATTGGTGCTAATATTACCCCTGTGATGTTAAAAGTGGTTGATGCTGCAGTAAAAAAAGCCTATCAAGGTGACAAAAAGATTTCTTGGATGGAGATTTATACCGGCGAAAAATCAACCCAAATTTATGGCACAGATGTATGGTTACCGGCTGAAACACTCGATTTGATCCAGCAATATCATGTTTCTATTAAAGGGCCACTAACTACACCTGTGGGCGGCGGGATCCGTTCTTTAAATGTTGCTTTACGTCAACAACTTGATCTCTATATTTGTTTACGGCCTGTGCGTTATTATCAAGGTACCCCTAGCCCAGTAAAACAGCCAGAATTGACGGATATGGTTATTTTTCGCGAAAATTCTGAAGATATTTATGCTGGGATTGAATGGAAAGCGGGCAGCTCTGAAGCAGATAAAGTGATTAAATTTCTGCAAGATGAGATGGAGGTAAATAAAATTCGTTTCCCAACCAACTGTGGTATCGGTATAAAGCCTTGTTCAGAAGAAGGGACTAAGCGGCTAGTGCGAGCAGCAATTGAGTATGCTATGCAAAATAATCGTCAATCGGTCACTTTAGTGCATAAAGGTAACATAATGAAATTCACTGAAGGTGCTTTTAAAGATTGGGGATTCCAGTTAGCACAAGATGAATTCGGTGCTGAATTACTGGATGGTGGCCCATGGATGAAAATTAAACATCCAGAGACAGGTAAAGATATTATTATCAAGGACGTAATTGCTGATGCGTTTTTACAGCAAATTTTGTTGCGCCCAGCTGAATATGACGTTATTGCTTGTATGAACCTTAATGGCGATTATATTTCGGATGCCTTAGCGGCTCAAGTTGGCGGTATTGGTATCGCCCCTGGCGCGAATATAGGCGATAGTTGTGCACTATTTGAAGCAACCCATGGCACAGCACCGAAATATGCAGGTCTAGACAAAGTGAATCCAGGCTCTATAATCCTTTCTGCTGAGATGATGTTATGCCACATGGGCTGGACAGAAGCGGCCGACTTAATCATTAAAGGCATGCAAGGGGCGATTGCCGCCAAAACCGTGACTTATGATTTTGAGCGCTTAATGCCTGGTTCTAAGCTATTGAAATGCAGTGAGTTTGGCGATGCGATCATCAGCCATATGTAA
- a CDS encoding NUDIX domain-containing protein, with amino-acid sequence MFKPHVTVANVVHVNGKFLVVEEIINNKSVWNQPAGHLEADETILAAASRELYEETGINAFPQQLIKIHQWIAPDGCAFLRFLFLIELDEMPKTAPQDNDIHQCLWLTADEILSSRCLRSPLVAESIRCFMTRKFFPLTLIDAHQFHAG; translated from the coding sequence TTGTTTAAACCGCACGTAACCGTTGCTAATGTCGTTCACGTTAATGGTAAGTTTTTAGTTGTAGAAGAAATTATTAATAATAAATCAGTCTGGAATCAACCAGCTGGACATCTAGAAGCCGACGAAACTATTTTGGCTGCCGCTAGCCGTGAGCTGTATGAAGAAACCGGTATTAATGCATTTCCCCAGCAATTAATAAAAATCCATCAATGGATAGCGCCTGATGGCTGTGCTTTCTTGCGGTTTCTTTTTTTAATTGAACTGGATGAGATGCCTAAAACCGCTCCACAAGATAATGATATCCATCAATGTTTATGGCTTACTGCCGATGAAATATTATCTAGTCGGTGCCTTCGTTCACCTTTAGTGGCAGAAAGCATACGCTGTTTTATGACCCGAAAATTTTTCCCATTAACATTAATCGACGCTCATCAATTTCATGCTGGCTAA
- the mnmA gene encoding tRNA 2-thiouridine(34) synthase MnmA, with translation MSDNQLKKVIVGMSGGVDSSVAAYLLKQQGYQVAGLFMKNWEEDDNEEYCAAATDLADAQSVCDKLDIELHTVNFAAEYWDNVFAHFLAEYKAGRTPNPDILCNKEIKFKAFLEFAAQDLAADYIASGHYARRKTVDGCHQLLRGLDNNKDQSYFLYALDQSQLAQSLFPIGELEKSTVRRIAEELGLITAKKKDSTGICFIGERKFRDFLARYLPAKPGAIITVDGKTLGQHSGLMYHTLGQRKGLGIGGVKEANDDPWYVVDKDIKNNRLIVAQGHNHPRLMSTGLIVQQIHWINPPALNETKQCTVKTRYRQPDIPCTIEQFSDNKIAVQFDYPIAAVTPGQSAVFYHGEICLGGGVIETRIQESM, from the coding sequence ATGTCAGATAACCAGTTGAAAAAAGTCATCGTTGGAATGTCCGGTGGCGTAGATTCATCCGTAGCCGCTTACCTATTAAAACAACAAGGTTATCAGGTTGCTGGTCTATTTATGAAAAACTGGGAAGAAGACGATAATGAAGAGTATTGCGCAGCGGCTACCGATCTTGCCGACGCACAATCCGTATGCGATAAACTCGATATAGAGCTTCATACTGTTAATTTTGCCGCCGAATATTGGGACAATGTTTTTGCCCATTTTCTTGCTGAGTATAAAGCTGGCCGCACTCCAAACCCCGATATTCTGTGTAATAAAGAAATTAAATTTAAAGCATTTCTAGAATTCGCGGCGCAAGATCTGGCGGCAGACTATATAGCCTCCGGCCACTATGCTCGACGTAAAACCGTTGATGGGTGCCATCAATTATTGCGTGGCTTGGATAATAACAAAGATCAGAGCTATTTTCTTTATGCTTTGGATCAATCGCAATTGGCACAAAGTCTTTTCCCAATCGGTGAGCTGGAAAAATCAACCGTTCGCCGTATCGCTGAAGAACTTGGTTTAATTACGGCTAAAAAGAAAGACTCAACAGGAATTTGTTTTATTGGTGAACGTAAATTTCGCGACTTCCTCGCTCGCTACCTGCCGGCTAAACCAGGTGCAATTATAACAGTTGACGGTAAAACTTTAGGCCAACATTCAGGCTTAATGTATCATACGTTAGGTCAACGTAAGGGATTAGGTATCGGTGGTGTAAAAGAAGCTAACGACGATCCCTGGTACGTTGTCGATAAAGATATTAAAAATAATCGCCTCATTGTTGCCCAAGGCCATAACCATCCACGTTTGATGTCGACAGGACTTATCGTCCAACAAATCCATTGGATTAACCCACCAGCATTAAACGAAACCAAGCAATGCACAGTTAAAACGCGTTATCGGCAACCCGATATCCCCTGTACAATTGAGCAGTTTAGTGACAATAAAATTGCCGTGCAATTTGATTATCCTATTGCTGCCGTTACACCCGGTCAATCCGCAGTCTTTTATCATGGTGAAATTTGTTTAGGCGGTGGCGTTATTGAAACACGTATTCAGGAGTCAATGTGA
- a CDS encoding excisionase, whose protein sequence is MQMLTLEEWASERYRSHHPKLNTLQRYARNGHFYPPARKEGGIWRVREDAELVGDLTKPFIDKNDNPTLQRILNDGC, encoded by the coding sequence ATGCAAATGTTAACTTTGGAAGAATGGGCTAGTGAACGATATAGAAGTCACCATCCAAAACTAAATACATTACAACGTTATGCGCGTAATGGTCATTTTTATCCACCAGCACGAAAAGAAGGAGGCATTTGGCGTGTAAGGGAAGATGCAGAATTGGTTGGAGATTTAACAAAACCATTTATTGATAAAAATGATAACCCTACCTTACAAAGGATTTTAAATGATGGCTGCTAG
- a CDS encoding MT-A70 family methyltransferase, with amino-acid sequence MKYDLILADPPWQYQNKASNGAAHNHYNTTDFYSLTRLPIETIVNDNSVLCMWYTGNFALEAIRLAEAWGFKVKTMKGFTWVKLNKLAKERISKAIKKAALSYADDFLTLLNAETRMNGGNYTRSNSEDCLIAIKGKGLERKDASIKQVIYACLGEHSQKHKEVHYRLEKLYGDVKRIELFARDKVQGWDLWGNEAPENSVNF; translated from the coding sequence GTGAAGTATGACCTGATACTCGCAGACCCACCCTGGCAATACCAAAACAAAGCATCAAACGGCGCAGCACACAATCACTACAACACCACTGACTTTTACTCCCTCACCCGACTACCGATAGAAACCATCGTCAATGATAACTCCGTACTCTGCATGTGGTACACGGGGAACTTTGCGCTGGAAGCTATCCGATTAGCCGAAGCATGGGGATTTAAGGTCAAAACCATGAAGGGATTTACCTGGGTCAAGTTGAATAAGTTAGCCAAAGAGCGGATTTCTAAAGCTATCAAGAAAGCTGCGCTATCTTATGCTGATGATTTTCTGACATTACTCAATGCTGAAACACGCATGAATGGCGGTAACTACACCCGCAGTAATTCAGAAGACTGTTTAATTGCCATCAAGGGGAAAGGACTAGAACGCAAGGACGCATCCATCAAACAAGTTATCTACGCCTGTCTCGGTGAGCATAGCCAAAAACATAAAGAAGTCCATTACCGATTAGAGAAGCTCTACGGTGATGTGAAACGTATTGAACTTTTCGCTCGTGACAAAGTGCAGGGCTGGGATCTATGGGGCAATGAAGCGCCTGAGAATAGTGTGAATTTTTGA
- a CDS encoding phage integrase Arm DNA-binding domain-containing protein: protein MAARPRKNNVSIPNLYPLYSRKSNKIYWRYRHPITGKYHALGSNEAEAKQIAIEANNRFADQRNRQILAISDRIARIKGKEITVNTWLEKYWKIQEERLKEGDIKLNTYKQKRKPIELMQKALSIKPLTLVDARDIAQILDKYKINGQHRMAQVIRSVLIDVFKEAQHAGEVPPGYNPALATKQPRRKITRQRLNLDEWKKIFKIADTTHRYMGNAMLLALVTGQRLSDISKMKFSDIWDNDLHVIQEKTNAKLAIPLSLRCEAINISLREVIERCRDNVVSPYLIHYFYTTSQAKRGEKVKPNTLTTNFKKARNKTDIDWGEGTPATFHEQRSLSERLYREQGINTKDLLGHKSQLLTDKYHDDRGKEWIKVII, encoded by the coding sequence ATGGCTGCTAGACCTCGTAAAAATAATGTTAGTATTCCAAATTTGTATCCATTATACAGTCGTAAATCGAACAAGATTTATTGGCGTTACCGTCATCCAATAACAGGAAAGTATCATGCACTTGGTAGTAATGAAGCTGAAGCAAAACAAATTGCTATTGAAGCGAATAATCGGTTTGCTGATCAACGTAACCGACAGATCTTAGCTATTAGTGACCGAATTGCGCGTATTAAAGGAAAAGAGATTACGGTTAACACCTGGTTAGAAAAATATTGGAAAATTCAAGAAGAACGTTTAAAAGAAGGTGATATAAAGCTAAACACCTACAAACAAAAAAGAAAACCCATTGAATTAATGCAAAAAGCATTATCGATAAAACCACTAACGTTAGTCGATGCCAGAGATATCGCTCAGATATTAGATAAATATAAAATAAATGGTCAACATCGAATGGCTCAAGTTATTCGTTCTGTTTTAATTGATGTATTCAAGGAAGCACAACATGCAGGAGAAGTTCCTCCTGGTTATAATCCTGCGTTAGCAACAAAACAACCTAGAAGAAAAATAACCAGACAACGGCTTAATTTGGATGAATGGAAAAAAATTTTTAAAATTGCTGACACGACTCATCGTTACATGGGAAACGCAATGTTACTAGCATTGGTTACTGGTCAACGTTTGAGTGATATTTCTAAAATGAAATTCAGCGATATTTGGGATAATGATTTGCACGTCATTCAGGAAAAAACCAACGCGAAATTGGCAATACCACTTTCTCTAAGATGTGAGGCAATAAATATATCCCTAAGAGAAGTAATAGAGCGTTGCCGTGATAATGTAGTTAGTCCATACCTAATTCATTATTTTTATACAACGTCACAAGCCAAACGTGGCGAAAAAGTAAAACCCAACACTCTAACCACTAATTTTAAAAAAGCAAGAAATAAAACTGATATTGATTGGGGAGAAGGAACACCCGCAACATTTCATGAGCAACGTTCATTATCAGAGCGCCTTTACAGAGAACAAGGGATCAACACCAAAGATTTACTAGGCCACAAAAGTCAATTACTAACTGATAAATACCATGATGATCGAGGTAAAGAATGGATAAAAGTTATTATTTAA